The following coding sequences are from one Microbacterium wangchenii window:
- a CDS encoding SDR family NAD(P)-dependent oxidoreductase: protein MRAVLVTGGSGGIGAAVARRFAEAGDRVAVHYASNEAGAEETLRSLHGTGHAAVTGDVGVADGGRAIVAAAIEAVGPLDVLVCNAAVAPGGTNRHVIGETSYEDWSAAFHQMVTVNLLGAANLAWAFANHLIDRPAPGAIVNVGSRGAFRGEPEFPAYAASKAGLHALGQSLAVALAPHGISVTSVAPGFVATPRQLAKLDGAEGDALRAQSPFGRVGTPEEIAAAVFWLASPEAAWSSGAILDANGASYLRP from the coding sequence ATGAGGGCCGTCCTCGTCACGGGAGGCTCCGGCGGGATCGGCGCCGCCGTGGCACGACGGTTCGCTGAGGCCGGCGATCGTGTGGCAGTGCACTACGCCAGCAATGAGGCCGGAGCCGAGGAGACTCTCCGCTCCCTCCATGGCACCGGCCATGCGGCCGTGACCGGCGACGTGGGGGTCGCCGACGGCGGGCGCGCCATCGTCGCAGCCGCGATCGAGGCGGTCGGCCCGCTCGATGTCCTCGTGTGCAATGCGGCGGTCGCTCCGGGCGGCACCAATCGCCACGTGATCGGCGAAACCTCGTACGAGGACTGGAGTGCTGCCTTTCATCAGATGGTGACGGTCAACCTTCTGGGTGCCGCAAATCTGGCGTGGGCGTTCGCGAATCACCTCATCGATCGCCCCGCCCCTGGCGCCATCGTCAACGTCGGGTCGCGCGGCGCCTTCCGCGGTGAACCCGAATTCCCGGCGTACGCAGCCAGCAAAGCGGGCCTTCACGCGCTCGGCCAGTCGCTGGCGGTCGCTCTCGCTCCGCATGGGATCTCGGTGACATCCGTCGCGCCCGGATTCGTGGCGACGCCTCGCCAACTGGCGAAGCTCGACGGAGCCGAGGGCGACGCCCTCCGCGCGCAGAGCCCCTTCGGCAGGGTCGGGACCCCGGAGGAGATCGCCGCAGCGGTGTTCTGGCTCGCCTCCCCGGAGGCAGCGTGGTCATCGGGAGCCATCCTCGACGCCAACGGCGCGTCCTATCTCCGTCCGTAG
- a CDS encoding ATP-binding protein produces the protein MPQPSPYTPGVVAKTVPGRTAQLAFYEERAQLIAQLGQFIGSVRVDYAARGVGKTSLLREAQRVFERHGIETVWVTAVEGEILAASILEEMRKVLPKTKRLDELAGLIDSATITIGGGPVRAGVTIKPAHQKAPAAGKVFMSVVTDVVGAIREAGGAGLVILIDEIQAGDKPSLRAVSVAWQELASAKEPPAAGLFSVGLPGSHDHITSAVTFSERFDFTELFGIDEGGAATALYKPAADIGVTWEQEAVIAGVKAAQGYPYKVQLVGEGAWVAAGRPDPRGRITLGHVEAGITYVDEKMRSLFSARWRNASTKQRELLRAIAVLGGVDVKREDVAAHLGTTTQAISVPRDRLLSKGIIDATRHGRLSFTVPGFTEYILEHGE, from the coding sequence ATGCCGCAGCCGAGCCCATACACGCCGGGAGTCGTCGCGAAGACGGTTCCCGGCCGTACAGCACAGCTGGCGTTCTATGAGGAGCGAGCGCAACTCATCGCGCAACTGGGTCAGTTCATCGGCAGTGTCCGAGTGGACTACGCCGCCAGAGGCGTGGGTAAAACGTCGCTGTTGCGAGAAGCGCAGCGAGTGTTCGAGCGGCACGGGATCGAGACGGTCTGGGTCACGGCCGTCGAGGGGGAGATCCTCGCGGCATCCATCCTCGAAGAGATGCGGAAGGTGCTCCCGAAGACCAAGCGTCTCGACGAGCTTGCGGGGCTCATCGACAGTGCGACAATCACCATTGGCGGTGGGCCGGTCAGGGCGGGGGTGACCATCAAACCTGCTCATCAGAAAGCCCCGGCAGCCGGCAAGGTTTTCATGTCGGTCGTCACAGATGTGGTCGGAGCCATCCGCGAAGCCGGGGGCGCGGGGCTGGTCATCCTCATCGATGAGATTCAGGCGGGCGATAAGCCGAGTCTTCGTGCGGTCTCAGTCGCATGGCAGGAACTCGCAAGCGCGAAGGAGCCACCCGCGGCAGGCCTCTTCAGCGTGGGACTCCCGGGCAGCCATGACCACATCACCTCGGCTGTCACATTCAGTGAGCGCTTCGACTTCACCGAGCTGTTCGGGATCGACGAAGGCGGTGCCGCCACCGCTCTGTACAAGCCTGCAGCCGATATCGGCGTGACGTGGGAGCAGGAGGCCGTCATCGCCGGGGTGAAGGCCGCTCAGGGATATCCGTACAAGGTGCAGCTCGTGGGGGAAGGCGCGTGGGTCGCCGCAGGTCGTCCGGACCCACGGGGTCGGATCACCCTCGGGCACGTCGAAGCGGGCATCACCTACGTCGACGAGAAGATGCGCTCGCTGTTCTCCGCCCGGTGGCGAAACGCCTCAACGAAGCAGCGGGAGCTACTGCGCGCCATCGCAGTGCTCGGGGGAGTGGACGTGAAGCGGGAAGACGTCGCCGCTCATCTCGGAACGACGACTCAGGCGATTTCGGTGCCGCGTGACCGGTTGCTCAGCAAGGGCATCATCGACGCCACACGCCACGGCCGGCTGTCCTTCACGGTCCCCGGCTTCACGGAGTACATCCTCGAGCACGGAGAGTAG
- a CDS encoding RecQ family ATP-dependent DNA helicase — protein MTLTTPTRTEALDVLRALVGRDDADFHDGQFEAIDALVDGHRRALVVQRTGWGKSAVYFVATLLLRRRGAGPTVLVSPLLALMRDQIAAAQRAGVRAVAINSTNAHEWADVLAQLDRDEVDVLLVSPERLNNPSFRDEQLPQLVARIGLLVVDEAHCISDWGHDFRPDYRRLRDLIARIPAGVPVLATTATANSRVVADVAEQLGVPDESTGSPEVLIIRGALARTSLRLGVLRLPNAPTRLAWLLSHLGELPGSGIIYALTVAAANDTARLLRDRGYEVRAYTGQTDPDEREESESLLKDNRVKALVATSALGMGFDKPDLGFVIHLGAPSSPVSYYQQVGRAGRATASADVLLLPGVEDRDIWHYFATASMPDRDRAERVLSALSAAGSPLSTPSLEAMVDIRRTPLELLLKVLDVDGAVARVRGGWIATGRPWTYDEDRYRRIAAERIAEQQHMIEYEETTSCRMEFLQRSLDDDTATPCGRCDNCAGAWFPTAIGDDATDAASAALDRVGVPLEPRRQWPTGADRLGVPVRGRIPAEEQADEGRALARLTDLGWGGTLREMFAAGAADSPIPPNVLAACVRVLADWGWAERPVAVVAMPSRSRPQLVDSLARGIADIGRMPMLGALDLAEGGPSGGPGGNSAFRLAGVWERFSAAALAVPTGPVLLVDDLVDSRWTVTVAARELRRAGATAVLPFTLALRG, from the coding sequence ATGACCTTGACGACGCCCACGCGGACAGAGGCACTCGATGTGCTGCGCGCCCTGGTCGGGCGTGACGACGCCGACTTCCACGACGGCCAGTTCGAGGCCATCGATGCCCTCGTCGACGGTCACCGCCGCGCACTCGTCGTGCAGCGCACCGGATGGGGGAAGTCGGCGGTCTACTTCGTCGCGACCCTGCTCCTGCGCCGGCGCGGCGCAGGGCCCACCGTGCTGGTCTCGCCCCTTCTGGCGCTCATGCGCGACCAGATCGCCGCGGCGCAGCGGGCGGGTGTGCGGGCGGTCGCGATCAACTCGACGAACGCGCACGAGTGGGCTGACGTGCTGGCGCAGCTCGACCGCGACGAGGTCGACGTGCTGCTGGTCTCGCCCGAGCGACTGAACAACCCATCGTTCCGCGACGAGCAGTTGCCGCAGCTGGTGGCGAGGATCGGGCTTCTCGTCGTCGACGAGGCACACTGCATCAGCGATTGGGGTCACGACTTCCGCCCCGACTATCGGCGACTTCGCGACCTCATCGCGCGCATCCCCGCGGGGGTCCCGGTCCTGGCGACGACTGCGACCGCCAACAGCCGCGTCGTGGCGGATGTCGCCGAGCAGCTCGGCGTGCCCGACGAGAGCACCGGCTCACCCGAGGTCCTCATCATCCGCGGTGCCCTCGCGCGCACGTCGCTGCGACTCGGCGTGCTGCGGCTGCCGAACGCGCCGACCCGGCTCGCGTGGCTTCTCAGCCATCTGGGCGAACTCCCCGGCTCCGGAATCATCTACGCGCTCACCGTCGCGGCGGCCAACGACACGGCCCGCCTCCTGCGCGACCGCGGGTACGAGGTGCGCGCGTATACCGGTCAGACCGATCCGGACGAACGCGAGGAGTCCGAGTCGCTCTTGAAGGACAACCGGGTCAAAGCCCTCGTCGCCACGAGCGCTCTGGGCATGGGATTCGACAAACCCGACCTCGGGTTCGTCATCCATCTCGGCGCGCCCTCATCGCCCGTGTCGTACTACCAGCAGGTCGGCCGCGCAGGGCGCGCCACCGCCTCGGCGGATGTGCTCCTCCTTCCCGGCGTCGAAGATCGCGACATCTGGCACTACTTCGCCACCGCGTCGATGCCCGACCGAGACCGGGCCGAGCGCGTGCTCTCGGCCCTTTCGGCCGCGGGGAGCCCGCTGTCGACGCCGTCGCTGGAGGCCATGGTCGACATCCGACGTACACCGCTGGAGCTGCTGCTGAAGGTGCTGGATGTCGACGGGGCGGTCGCCCGCGTGCGGGGCGGATGGATCGCGACCGGCCGACCGTGGACGTACGACGAGGACCGCTACCGACGGATCGCCGCGGAGCGCATCGCCGAGCAGCAGCACATGATCGAGTACGAGGAGACCACCTCGTGCCGCATGGAGTTTCTGCAGCGCTCCCTCGACGACGACACCGCGACGCCGTGCGGACGCTGTGACAACTGCGCCGGAGCGTGGTTTCCCACCGCGATCGGCGACGACGCCACGGATGCTGCATCCGCCGCCCTCGATCGTGTCGGCGTGCCGCTCGAACCGAGGCGACAGTGGCCGACCGGCGCCGACCGGCTCGGCGTCCCCGTGCGCGGCCGCATCCCCGCTGAGGAGCAGGCCGACGAAGGCAGGGCGCTTGCCCGGCTGACCGACCTCGGATGGGGTGGAACTCTCCGCGAGATGTTCGCGGCGGGCGCCGCGGATAGCCCGATCCCGCCGAACGTGCTCGCCGCCTGCGTCCGAGTGCTGGCCGACTGGGGGTGGGCGGAGCGCCCGGTCGCCGTGGTGGCGATGCCCTCCCGGTCGAGGCCGCAGCTCGTGGACTCCCTGGCGCGCGGAATCGCGGACATTGGGCGGATGCCGATGCTGGGAGCACTGGATCTGGCGGAGGGCGGGCCCAGCGGCGGGCCGGGCGGCAACAGCGCCTTCCGGCTCGCGGGCGTCTGGGAGCGGTTCAGCGCAGCAGCTCTGGCCGTTCCGACCGGCCCGGTGCTGCTCGTCGACGACCTCGTCGACAGCAGGTGGACGGTGACGGTCGCGGCGCGTGAGCTGCGCCGAGCCGGGGCGACGGCAGTCCTTCCATTCACCCTCGCGCTCCGGGGCTGA
- a CDS encoding response regulator, which yields MIRLVIVDDHPIVRGGLRDTFAGVDDIRVVGEAGNGLEGVERAKQLAADVILMDLRMPESDGVTATAVLREELPHARVLILTTFDNESDVLPAIEAGAAGYLLKDALPEELEQAVRAAARGESVLAPSVTRHLMRQVQRTESGTLTDREKQVLQLVANGSSNKDAASALFIGEASIKTHLQHIYDKLGVRDRASAVAEGYRRRLLS from the coding sequence ATGATCAGGCTCGTGATCGTCGACGACCATCCCATCGTCCGGGGCGGACTTCGCGACACATTCGCCGGCGTCGACGACATCAGGGTGGTCGGAGAAGCCGGTAACGGTCTCGAGGGCGTCGAGCGCGCGAAACAGCTCGCAGCGGACGTCATCCTGATGGACCTGCGCATGCCCGAGAGCGACGGCGTCACAGCGACCGCAGTCCTGCGCGAGGAACTGCCACACGCGCGGGTGCTGATCCTCACCACGTTCGACAATGAGAGCGACGTCCTCCCCGCGATCGAGGCCGGGGCCGCGGGCTACCTCCTGAAGGATGCGTTACCCGAGGAGCTGGAACAGGCCGTCCGTGCCGCGGCGCGTGGCGAGTCCGTCCTCGCACCGTCGGTGACACGGCATCTCATGCGCCAGGTCCAGCGAACAGAGTCCGGGACGCTGACAGACCGGGAGAAACAGGTGTTGCAGCTGGTCGCCAATGGCAGCTCGAACAAGGACGCTGCGTCGGCCCTGTTCATCGGCGAGGCGAGCATCAAGACCCATCTGCAGCACATTTACGACAAACTCGGCGTCCGCGATCGAGCGTCCGCAGTCGCGGAAGGCTACCGCAGGCGCCTCCTCAGTTGA
- a CDS encoding sensor histidine kinase: protein MSPHKTEQLRSWDLLQLCTPWLLLATSTAVYFAWALPSTGAEFWPEGATVLGLLAASAAWIAAGSSAPIARHAVRPVPAAIYFLGLLGLCIALMAYSEVFVILTIAGFFHAYLLSPWLLGLVAVFATSTALNGMTLFRPDPTPETFVMLVLIVVVQTAAIGVGIPISRRNETEERKRDELIAQLEQALHENAGLHAQLVNQARESGVQDERERLAREIHDTLAQGFAGIITQLQATQRRASSPIEREEHVSQALRLARTGLTEARRSVQALAPQELGRAQLPEAIRTLTEQWSKQERIPARVEVTGTHAPLSPAIEVALFRVAQESLTNVGKHADATRVGVTLSYVGTEVLLDVRDDGLGYAEATRTGFGLTSMRQRIRGVGGHVEVQSAPGEGTSVSARVPAIAGAASEEAR from the coding sequence GTGAGTCCGCACAAGACGGAGCAGCTGCGCTCGTGGGACCTGCTGCAGCTGTGCACGCCATGGCTGCTCCTGGCAACCTCGACGGCGGTCTACTTCGCGTGGGCGCTCCCGTCGACCGGCGCCGAGTTCTGGCCCGAGGGCGCAACCGTCCTCGGGCTGCTCGCCGCCTCGGCGGCATGGATCGCGGCAGGAAGCTCGGCGCCGATCGCACGGCACGCCGTCCGTCCGGTTCCTGCTGCGATCTACTTCCTGGGTTTGCTCGGGCTCTGTATCGCCCTCATGGCGTACTCAGAGGTCTTCGTGATCCTCACGATCGCGGGCTTCTTCCATGCGTACCTGCTCTCCCCGTGGCTGTTGGGGCTGGTCGCCGTCTTCGCGACGTCGACCGCGCTGAACGGGATGACGCTTTTCCGGCCAGACCCCACTCCCGAGACGTTCGTGATGCTCGTCCTGATCGTCGTTGTGCAGACGGCAGCGATCGGCGTTGGCATCCCCATCTCGCGCCGCAACGAGACTGAGGAGCGCAAGCGTGACGAGCTCATCGCACAACTCGAGCAGGCACTGCATGAGAATGCTGGACTGCATGCGCAGCTCGTCAACCAAGCGCGGGAGTCCGGAGTGCAGGATGAGCGTGAGCGACTCGCCCGAGAGATCCACGACACCCTCGCGCAAGGATTCGCGGGGATCATCACCCAGCTCCAGGCCACGCAGCGCCGCGCGAGCAGTCCGATTGAACGCGAGGAGCACGTGAGTCAGGCGCTCCGTCTCGCGCGCACCGGGCTCACCGAAGCGAGACGATCCGTGCAGGCACTCGCACCTCAGGAACTCGGTCGTGCTCAGCTGCCCGAAGCGATCCGCACCCTGACCGAGCAGTGGTCGAAGCAGGAGCGGATTCCGGCGCGTGTCGAGGTCACCGGCACCCACGCGCCGCTCAGCCCAGCGATCGAGGTCGCGCTGTTCCGTGTCGCCCAAGAGTCTCTGACCAACGTTGGGAAGCATGCCGACGCCACGCGCGTCGGCGTCACCCTGTCCTATGTCGGCACCGAGGTGCTGCTGGACGTGCGGGACGATGGCCTCGGATACGCGGAGGCCACCCGCACCGGCTTCGGATTGACCAGCATGCGCCAGCGCATCCGTGGCGTCGGGGGTCATGTCGAGGTGCAAAGCGCACCCGGGGAAGGCACATCGGTGAGCGCGCGCGTACCGGCCATTGCCGGCGCAGCCAGTGAGGAGGCTCGATGA
- a CDS encoding ABC transporter permease, giving the protein MSALTTMLKVETKLLLRDPTTVFFGVLFPTGLLLALSVIPALRETPPELGGLRAIDAWAPTALVFGIVMIAVQHIPSVIATYRERGILRRLSTTPVHPRRILLAQMIVSFVSVIVGAALMIAVAWAVLGIAPPQRPLAFAVAFVVGYAAVLGISMITAALVRTSSAASTIGTLLFVVLMFFGGAFLPRYTMPETLQKVGDFVPPGLQAFIEAWSPVAGELTSVGQPFWVQIGIMAAIAVVASGIAAKLFRWE; this is encoded by the coding sequence ATGAGTGCTCTCACGACGATGCTCAAGGTCGAGACCAAGCTCCTGTTGCGCGACCCGACCACGGTGTTCTTCGGTGTGCTGTTCCCCACAGGGCTGCTGCTGGCGTTGAGCGTCATTCCGGCGCTGAGGGAAACGCCGCCGGAGCTCGGCGGGCTCCGCGCGATCGACGCCTGGGCTCCGACGGCGTTGGTGTTCGGAATCGTGATGATCGCCGTTCAGCACATCCCGAGCGTGATCGCCACGTACCGAGAGCGCGGCATCCTACGGCGGCTGTCCACGACGCCGGTGCATCCACGGCGGATTCTGCTCGCGCAGATGATCGTGTCTTTCGTCTCGGTGATCGTCGGCGCCGCGCTGATGATCGCTGTGGCGTGGGCGGTGCTCGGCATCGCCCCGCCGCAGCGGCCGCTCGCGTTCGCTGTCGCCTTCGTCGTCGGATATGCGGCGGTGCTCGGGATCAGCATGATCACCGCCGCGCTGGTGCGCACGAGCAGCGCAGCCTCGACGATCGGGACGCTGCTGTTCGTGGTGCTGATGTTCTTCGGCGGGGCATTCCTGCCGCGGTACACGATGCCCGAGACTCTGCAGAAAGTCGGGGATTTCGTGCCGCCGGGACTGCAGGCGTTCATCGAAGCGTGGTCTCCGGTCGCGGGGGAGCTCACCAGCGTCGGTCAGCCCTTCTGGGTGCAGATTGGGATAATGGCCGCTATCGCTGTGGTCGCGAGCGGGATCGCCGCGAAGCTGTTCCGGTGGGAGTAG
- a CDS encoding ABC transporter ATP-binding protein, with product MSALEVRNLHKRYGQRVAVDDVSFTVEEGEIFGIIGPNGAGKTTTVECIAGLRTPDRGAVRVLGFDPETQRAQVRERLGVQLQESSFPDAITVDEALELYSSFYRDPADRHELVDLLGLSDKRRTRYKSLSGGQKQRLSIACALVGNPKVAILDELTTGLDPQARRETWSLIERVRERGVTIVLVTHFMDEAERLSDRIAVIVGGRVAAVDTPAGLIAQTSTAQHVRFRVRQPLDRNVLMSLADVSDVEVTEGTWLVTGGGQLLTSVAGALARAEIVAEDLRVDQASLDDAFVTLTGHAPGSENTHPKEA from the coding sequence ATGAGCGCACTGGAAGTACGAAACCTGCACAAGCGCTACGGTCAGCGCGTCGCCGTGGATGACGTCTCCTTCACTGTCGAGGAGGGGGAGATCTTCGGCATCATCGGCCCGAATGGTGCCGGGAAGACAACGACGGTGGAATGCATCGCCGGTCTGCGGACACCGGATCGTGGTGCGGTTCGCGTCTTGGGTTTCGACCCCGAGACGCAGCGCGCGCAGGTGCGGGAACGGCTGGGGGTGCAACTGCAAGAGAGCAGCTTTCCGGACGCGATCACCGTCGACGAGGCCCTCGAGCTCTACAGCTCGTTCTACCGGGATCCCGCCGACCGGCACGAGCTGGTGGATCTTCTGGGCCTGTCGGACAAGCGTCGCACGCGGTACAAGTCACTCTCGGGTGGGCAGAAACAACGTCTGTCGATCGCGTGCGCGCTGGTCGGGAATCCGAAGGTCGCGATCCTGGACGAACTGACGACCGGTCTGGATCCCCAGGCGCGACGCGAGACGTGGAGCCTGATCGAGCGCGTTCGGGAGCGGGGCGTCACGATCGTGCTGGTCACGCACTTCATGGACGAGGCGGAACGTCTCAGTGACCGGATCGCCGTCATCGTCGGCGGCCGCGTCGCTGCGGTGGATACCCCAGCTGGGCTGATCGCGCAGACGAGCACGGCTCAGCACGTCCGCTTCCGAGTCCGACAGCCCTTGGACAGGAACGTCCTCATGAGTCTCGCTGACGTGTCCGATGTCGAAGTCACAGAGGGGACCTGGCTCGTCACCGGCGGCGGACAGCTGCTCACCAGCGTCGCCGGCGCGCTCGCGCGCGCAGAGATCGTGGCCGAAGATCTGCGAGTCGACCAGGCCAGTCTCGACGACGCGTTCGTCACCCTCACCGGTCATGCACCGGGATCCGAGAACACCCACCCGAAGGAAGCCTGA
- a CDS encoding peptidoglycan D,D-transpeptidase FtsI family protein, which produces MTTQDRRTPRRRTAVALAVVLAVLGGYIIRLVDIQVVNARDHVADSMEWAFTGTQELYGTRGPIVDEEGQTLASSILLYDCQLDPLLITQTDTHIMAGESEARLWQNVSVDITSITGQTVDEVRDIVSVALAENPKTRFASLKNGVDTEQYRALIDLAPYVQCLPHPARAYPNGAVAGNLVGFVSSDGEALEGLEKQYDDCVASTNGTRRYQQGKDGVIIPGTMHDEAAVDGGTLRLTVNRDLQWYLQQLIAEQTQNMGAQAGAILVYEANTGKVRAAAEYPTVDPNNVTPTESDDRSSRIFRNWFEPGSPFKALAAATLLEAGELSPTSTVVASGFEQFRDGARVRDSFQHPAYAYTLAGVLIDSSNTGISKFSDALPIQTRYDYLKRFGIGDGTGSYPEEQRGLVHAVSDWDAQTAYNTSFGQGLTSTVPELARAYGAIVNGGVKMPFSLVESCTTDDGTVIQPELPEPERVISESTSAQMRTILENVFLQAPYASRVTIPGYRVGGKSGTGEKADPLNGGYMTGVYFTTMVGFAPADAPEFVVVVTLDEPTKETSSAANADAFQKAMAQVLKTYRVMPSTSVPEKLPKFG; this is translated from the coding sequence ATGACTACGCAGGATAGGAGAACACCACGTCGGCGCACCGCCGTTGCCCTGGCCGTCGTACTCGCAGTGTTAGGGGGATACATCATCCGCCTGGTCGATATCCAGGTGGTCAATGCCAGGGATCACGTCGCCGACTCGATGGAGTGGGCGTTCACGGGGACTCAGGAGCTTTACGGCACCCGCGGTCCCATCGTCGACGAAGAAGGTCAGACACTGGCGAGCAGCATCCTCCTCTACGACTGCCAGCTCGACCCACTGCTGATCACGCAGACCGACACCCACATTATGGCCGGCGAATCCGAGGCACGACTGTGGCAGAACGTCTCGGTGGACATCACCTCGATCACAGGGCAGACCGTCGACGAGGTGCGCGACATAGTGTCTGTTGCGCTGGCGGAGAATCCCAAGACTCGCTTCGCAAGTCTCAAGAACGGCGTGGACACCGAGCAGTACCGAGCGCTGATCGATCTCGCCCCGTACGTTCAATGCCTGCCGCACCCCGCTCGCGCCTACCCGAACGGTGCTGTGGCCGGAAACCTCGTCGGCTTCGTCAGCTCCGACGGGGAGGCGCTTGAGGGCCTTGAGAAGCAATACGACGACTGCGTCGCCTCGACGAACGGCACGCGGCGTTATCAGCAGGGGAAGGACGGCGTCATCATCCCGGGCACCATGCATGATGAGGCGGCGGTCGACGGAGGTACACTGCGGCTGACGGTCAACCGGGACCTCCAGTGGTACCTGCAGCAGCTGATCGCCGAGCAAACACAGAACATGGGCGCGCAGGCGGGCGCAATCCTCGTCTACGAGGCCAACACCGGCAAAGTCCGGGCCGCGGCCGAGTATCCTACGGTTGACCCCAACAATGTAACCCCGACCGAATCGGACGACCGCAGCAGCCGGATCTTTCGCAACTGGTTCGAGCCGGGTTCGCCATTCAAAGCTCTGGCCGCGGCAACCCTGCTCGAGGCCGGCGAACTGAGCCCGACGTCGACCGTCGTTGCCTCGGGATTTGAGCAGTTCCGTGATGGCGCGCGCGTTCGCGACTCCTTTCAGCACCCCGCTTACGCATACACGCTCGCCGGGGTGCTGATCGACTCCTCGAATACCGGCATCTCGAAGTTCAGCGACGCCCTTCCCATCCAGACGCGATACGACTATCTCAAGCGCTTTGGCATCGGCGACGGCACCGGCTCCTACCCAGAGGAACAGCGGGGTCTTGTACACGCAGTTAGCGACTGGGATGCACAAACTGCTTACAACACCTCGTTCGGCCAAGGTCTGACATCAACTGTGCCCGAGCTTGCTCGCGCGTACGGCGCGATCGTGAACGGCGGCGTGAAGATGCCGTTCTCGCTCGTCGAATCGTGTACGACCGACGACGGCACCGTTATCCAACCCGAACTGCCCGAGCCAGAGCGGGTCATCAGCGAGAGTACCTCTGCACAGATGCGCACGATCCTCGAGAACGTCTTCCTGCAGGCGCCCTACGCCAGCCGGGTGACCATCCCGGGATACCGAGTGGGCGGCAAGTCGGGTACCGGTGAGAAAGCGGACCCTCTGAACGGCGGCTACATGACCGGTGTGTACTTCACGACGATGGTGGGCTTCGCTCCCGCCGATGCCCCGGAGTTCGTGGTAGTCGTGACTCTCGACGAACCGACGAAGGAAACTTCGTCTGCGGCTAATGCGGACGCGTTCCAGAAGGCCATGGCGCAAGTTCTGAAGACCTACCGCGTCATGCCGTCCACGTCGGTGCCGGAGAAGCTGCCCAAGTTCGGGTAG